A part of Micromonospora chersina genomic DNA contains:
- the cbiQ gene encoding cobalt ECF transporter T component CbiQ has protein sequence MGAGHAHVLYRESYSRVHRLPPEVKIVAMVLFTVAVVATPREAYWAFGGYALLVAAVAALARVGPGWLLGRALIELPFVLFAFALPFFGTGERVEVAGLSLSVDGLHGAWNILAKGTLGVLASLLLAATTTTRDLIVGLDRLRCPQILTQIATFMLRYLDVLVGEARRMRVARVSRGDDPRFLWQLRGFAAGVGALFLRAFERGERVYLAMVSRGYTGRMPAVWQGAGAATAGQWAAAATVPAIAASIAAVALVLT, from the coding sequence ATGGGTGCCGGCCACGCCCACGTGCTCTACCGCGAGTCGTACTCCCGGGTGCACCGCCTTCCGCCGGAGGTGAAGATCGTCGCGATGGTGCTGTTCACCGTCGCGGTGGTCGCCACGCCCCGGGAGGCGTACTGGGCCTTCGGTGGCTACGCCCTGCTGGTCGCCGCCGTGGCGGCGCTGGCCCGGGTGGGGCCGGGCTGGCTGCTCGGCCGGGCGCTGATCGAGTTGCCGTTCGTGCTGTTCGCGTTCGCGCTGCCGTTCTTCGGCACCGGGGAGCGGGTCGAGGTGGCCGGGCTGAGCCTCTCCGTCGACGGGCTGCACGGCGCGTGGAACATCCTGGCCAAGGGCACGCTCGGCGTACTCGCGTCGCTCCTGCTGGCGGCGACCACGACGACGCGGGACCTGATCGTCGGCCTGGACCGGCTGCGCTGCCCGCAGATCCTCACCCAGATCGCCACGTTCATGCTGCGCTACCTGGACGTGCTGGTGGGGGAGGCCCGGCGGATGCGGGTGGCCCGGGTGTCCCGGGGCGACGACCCGCGCTTCCTCTGGCAGCTGCGCGGGTTCGCCGCCGGTGTGGGGGCGCTCTTCCTGCGGGCCTTCGAGCGGGGCGAGCGGGTCTACCTGGCGATGGTCTCCCGCGGCTACACGGGCCGGATGCCGGCGGTGTGGCAGGGCGCGGGCGCGGCCACCGCGGGCCAGTGGGCGGCCGCCGCGACGGTCCCGGCGATCGCGGCCTCCATCGCCGCCGTCGCACTCGTCCTGACATGA
- a CDS encoding PDGLE domain-containing protein: MSKRPWPFVLGGLLVALLLAGVVSNYASAHPDGLDSSLLKGCTVNADHEITGGSCPAQQAKDHELADSPLADYGVRGVSNGFLSTGLSGVLGVLLTFALGGGLFWLARRRGPATDPSSGPTDGPTEGPAGPDSDPTADERAARAAGTR, from the coding sequence ATGAGCAAGCGTCCCTGGCCGTTCGTCCTCGGTGGCCTGCTGGTGGCCCTGCTGCTGGCCGGCGTGGTCAGCAACTACGCCTCGGCGCACCCGGACGGGCTCGACTCGTCGCTGCTCAAGGGTTGCACGGTGAACGCCGACCACGAGATCACCGGCGGCAGTTGCCCGGCCCAGCAGGCGAAGGACCATGAGCTGGCCGACAGCCCGCTGGCCGACTACGGCGTCCGGGGGGTGAGCAACGGCTTCCTCTCCACCGGCCTGTCCGGCGTGCTCGGCGTGCTGCTCACCTTCGCCCTCGGCGGCGGCCTGTTCTGGCTGGCCCGCCGCCGCGGCCCGGCGACCGACCCGTCAAGCGGCCCCACCGACGGCCCGACGGAAGGCCCGGCCGGCCCCGACAGCGACCCGACCGCGGACGAGCGCGCGGCGCGCGCCGCCGGCACCCGCTGA
- a CDS encoding energy-coupling factor ABC transporter permease, producing the protein METLAMHISNGIIDGPVAAVFAALALAVLTFCVLRGRRDLDDRLAPMAGLVAAFIFAVQMLNFPIFTAGVSGHLLGGALAAMLVGPWVGALCVAVVLVVQALVFGDGGVAMLGLNITNMAILGTAAAYLLIALLLRVLPRTPAGLAVTAFVSALVSVVVASQGFVLQYWLGGTTDLGGNLTGLAGTMAGVHLLIGIGEGLITATTVVTVAKVRPDLVYALRALKPAVPAPAVPVAGGAR; encoded by the coding sequence GTGGAAACCCTGGCGATGCACATCTCGAACGGGATCATCGACGGTCCCGTCGCCGCGGTGTTCGCGGCCCTCGCGCTGGCCGTGCTCACCTTCTGTGTGCTGCGCGGGCGCCGTGACCTCGACGACCGGCTGGCGCCGATGGCTGGCCTGGTGGCCGCGTTCATCTTCGCCGTGCAGATGCTCAACTTCCCGATCTTCACGGCCGGGGTCAGCGGCCACCTGCTCGGTGGCGCCCTGGCCGCCATGCTCGTCGGCCCGTGGGTGGGCGCGCTCTGCGTCGCCGTGGTGCTTGTCGTGCAGGCGCTGGTGTTCGGCGACGGCGGGGTGGCCATGCTCGGCCTCAACATCACGAACATGGCGATTCTCGGCACCGCTGCCGCGTACCTGCTGATCGCGCTGCTGCTGCGGGTGCTCCCGCGCACCCCGGCCGGGCTCGCCGTCACCGCCTTCGTCTCCGCGCTGGTCAGCGTCGTGGTGGCGTCCCAGGGCTTCGTGCTCCAGTACTGGCTGGGCGGCACCACCGACCTGGGCGGCAACCTCACCGGGCTGGCCGGCACGATGGCCGGCGTCCACCTGCTGATCGGCATCGGCGAGGGCCTGATCACGGCAACCACGGTGGTCACCGTCGCCAAGGTCCGCCCCGACCTGGTGTACGCGCTGCGCGCCCTGAAGCCGGCCGTGCCGGCTCCCGCCGTCCCGGTCGCCGGAGGTGCCCGATGA